In a genomic window of Mesorhizobium sp. J428:
- a CDS encoding helix-turn-helix domain-containing protein has protein sequence MPTSDKAAPAPLYLELAPPAGAPAQIDHFFVYCDCGLLSGPGTGHFATDLFTLSLTLRGGADRGPRPRLDLEPPRPAFSPRRAPFEGAIAGMRLDAAPHLLPSEGNLDALTLALLAVTGNGEAWAPLVAALDQLACDLTFSGSHSAPASARSERRCVRATTGMSRRRLAATRRFRTLLDGLAARDQALSELALDAGYYDQSHMSAACRAFADAPPGVLRRLACARPSGRFFQDQGLETRLRLLIDP, from the coding sequence ATGCCTACGTCGGATAAGGCGGCGCCCGCGCCGCTTTATCTCGAGCTCGCGCCGCCGGCCGGGGCCCCCGCCCAGATCGACCATTTCTTCGTCTACTGCGATTGCGGCCTCTTGTCGGGTCCCGGCACCGGCCACTTCGCCACCGATCTCTTTACGCTTTCCCTGACGCTGCGCGGCGGAGCCGATCGCGGCCCCCGCCCGCGCCTCGACCTCGAACCGCCCCGCCCCGCCTTCAGCCCGCGCCGCGCGCCCTTCGAGGGCGCGATCGCCGGAATGCGCCTCGACGCCGCGCCCCACCTTCTCCCCTCCGAAGGTAATCTGGACGCGCTGACCCTTGCTCTTCTGGCAGTGACGGGGAACGGTGAGGCCTGGGCGCCGCTTGTTGCGGCACTCGACCAGCTCGCCTGCGACCTGACCTTCTCCGGCAGCCACTCCGCCCCCGCCAGCGCGCGAAGTGAACGGCGTTGCGTTCGCGCGACCACCGGCATGTCGCGACGGCGGCTCGCCGCCACCCGGCGTTTCCGGACCCTGCTGGACGGGCTTGCGGCGCGCGATCAGGCGTTAAGCGAACTGGCGCTCGATGCAGGGTACTACGACCAGTCGCACATGTCGGCCGCCTGCCGCGCCTTCGCCGACGCCCCACCGGGCGTGCTCCGCCGCCTTGCCTGCGCGCGGCCCTCTGGCCGTTTCTTCCAAGATCAGGGACTCGAAACCCGCCTAAGACTGCTCATCGATCCCTGA
- a CDS encoding NAD(P)H-binding protein — protein MITVFGATGTTGVPLVEALLTRGARLRAVTGQPAKAAALVAKGCDAAVADFGDRDALERACQGAEKAYLVTPPHQDMRRWKANAIAAAKAAGVRHVVMSTGLGASPRARLTFGMWHSESQELLKDSGMDWTLVQPTYFMQNLLWQAENIVSDGVYYDDLGGPVAWVDAGDIADVAVEALLGAGHAGKAYGLTGAEALTGEEIASLLSEATGRAVTCASLPPNQAKASMIANGMHPDVAAAMVELASLAAKGYLAGIETTVSEVLGRPARRFRDFVAGNRHAYVG, from the coding sequence ATGATCACGGTTTTCGGAGCCACGGGCACCACCGGCGTGCCACTGGTGGAAGCGCTTCTCACCAGGGGCGCGAGGCTGCGTGCCGTCACCGGCCAGCCTGCGAAGGCTGCGGCGTTGGTGGCGAAGGGTTGCGATGCCGCCGTGGCGGATTTCGGCGACCGCGACGCTTTGGAACGCGCCTGCCAAGGGGCGGAGAAGGCCTATCTCGTGACGCCGCCGCATCAGGACATGCGCCGCTGGAAGGCCAATGCCATCGCCGCGGCCAAGGCGGCGGGCGTGCGCCATGTGGTCATGTCCACCGGACTCGGTGCTTCGCCCAGGGCGCGGCTGACCTTCGGGATGTGGCATTCCGAAAGCCAGGAACTGCTGAAGGACAGCGGCATGGACTGGACCTTAGTTCAGCCCACCTATTTCATGCAAAACCTTCTGTGGCAGGCTGAAAACATCGTCTCCGATGGCGTCTATTATGACGATCTGGGTGGGCCGGTGGCGTGGGTCGACGCCGGTGACATCGCCGATGTGGCGGTCGAGGCGCTGCTTGGCGCGGGCCATGCTGGCAAGGCCTATGGCCTGACGGGCGCGGAGGCGTTGACCGGCGAGGAGATCGCCTCTCTCCTCAGCGAGGCGACAGGCCGCGCGGTGACATGCGCCTCCTTGCCGCCGAATCAGGCCAAGGCGAGCATGATTGCGAACGGCATGCACCCCGACGTCGCCGCCGCCATGGTGGAGTTGGCCTCGCTCGCAGCCAAGGGCTATCTCGCCGGCATTGAGACCACGGTCAGCGAGGTGCTCGGCCGCCCGGCGCGCCGCTTCCGCGACTTTGTGGCCGGGAACAGGCATGCCTACGTCGGATAA
- a CDS encoding AMP-binding protein, with product MFEADQTIKETNALAAFMDRCGVANYEELVERADSDPDWFWTQILDLTRIRFARPHDRLREIGDGPENIRWGIGGALNLTETCLDAHIEKGLGDKTAIDWVDEDGSRQQWSYSRLAEEAARVASALSARGVRPSQGVGIYMPMIPEIEAALLGIARLGAVAVPLFSGFAPHAIVTRLNDARAVAVLTADATPRRGKPVWMEATLAEALAEVPSVHTVFSLRRFGGPVADPARDLDWQETVAKADATRPAHPVETDAPLLIAYTSGTTGKPKGVVHTNLGVQAKATADFLLCLDLKPDDRHLWMTDMGWVMGPLTLISVLLAGATLVLAEGAPSMPGDPFRLLRLAAENKVTHMGVAPTLVRQFMTQDPAPLRGT from the coding sequence ATGTTCGAGGCCGACCAAACCATCAAGGAAACAAATGCGCTCGCGGCATTCATGGACCGTTGTGGCGTTGCGAACTACGAGGAATTGGTCGAACGCGCAGACAGTGACCCGGATTGGTTCTGGACGCAGATTCTCGACCTCACCCGCATTCGATTCGCCCGCCCGCATGACCGTCTGCGCGAGATCGGCGACGGACCGGAGAACATCCGCTGGGGAATCGGCGGCGCACTGAATCTCACCGAAACCTGTCTCGACGCGCACATCGAGAAGGGGCTCGGCGATAAGACAGCGATCGACTGGGTGGACGAAGACGGCAGCCGCCAGCAATGGAGCTATTCCCGGCTTGCCGAGGAAGCCGCGCGCGTTGCCTCCGCCCTCTCGGCGCGTGGAGTGAGGCCCAGCCAGGGCGTCGGCATCTACATGCCGATGATCCCCGAAATCGAGGCCGCGCTTCTGGGCATCGCGCGGCTGGGCGCCGTAGCGGTCCCGCTATTTTCCGGGTTTGCGCCGCATGCCATCGTCACCCGCCTGAACGACGCCCGTGCCGTTGCCGTGCTGACTGCGGATGCGACGCCCCGGCGGGGCAAGCCGGTCTGGATGGAAGCCACCCTGGCCGAGGCACTGGCGGAGGTGCCCTCGGTGCATACCGTGTTCAGCCTGCGGCGCTTCGGCGGCCCAGTGGCCGATCCGGCCCGCGATCTCGACTGGCAGGAAACCGTCGCTAAGGCCGACGCGACGCGGCCGGCGCATCCGGTGGAGACCGACGCACCGCTGCTCATCGCCTACACCTCGGGCACCACCGGCAAGCCCAAGGGGGTGGTTCACACGAATTTGGGCGTACAGGCCAAGGCCACGGCCGATTTTCTGCTGTGTCTCGATCTAAAGCCCGATGATCGGCATCTTTGGATGACGGACATGGGTTGGGTGATGGGGCCCCTCACGCTGATTTCGGTGCTGCTTGCGGGCGCCACGTTGGTGCTCGCCGAAGGAGCGCCCTCGATGCCGGGCGATCCCTTCCGCCTACTGCGGCTGGCCGCCGAGAACAAAGTTACTCATATGGGCGTTGCCCCAACGCTGGTGCGGCAATTCATGACGCAGGATCCCGCGCCGCTGCGGGGGACATGA